The segment TGGTTTGCACGCGATCGAGGTGGCGCGGGAGTTGGGCATCACCCGCGTGATCTTTCCGCGCGACCCGTCGACCTTTTCGGCCCATGGCATCCTGCAATCTGACATTCAGCACGATCTGTCCCTGACCGACATCCTGCGGCTGGCGCCACAGAATCTGCCTGAAATTCGCGCCATGGCGGCGGACCTGCGCACAAAGGGCGCTGCGCTGCTGGATGCCGATGGTATGGACGCGGGCACGCGGGATCTAAGCCTTAGTGCCGATCTGCGCTATCGCGGGCAGGCGTTCGAACTTCTGACGCCACTGCCTGATGGGCCGATTGACGACGCAACCCTGATCGAGCTGCGGACGCGGTTCGAGGAACTGCACCGCCAGCGGTTCTCGTTCGATGATCCCGACGAGGCGGTCGAACTTGTCACCCTGCGCCTGACCGCAACCGGTCGTTTGAGTACCCCGGAAACGGCGTCTGAAGCGGTGCATGACACGGCCATAGCATCCCCCCCGACGCAACGCCGCGTGCACCTGGATGGCGCATGGCGCGAGGCGCCGGTTCATCGGCAGGACAGCCTGAGCCCCGGCCTACGCATCACCGGGCCCGCTGTGATTGAACAGGCTTATACCACCATGCTGATCTGCTCTGACTGGGTGCTGACCGTCACTCCGTCGGGCGATCTGATCGCCACAGAGGAGCCGTCGACATGACACAGGCCCGCGTTGATCCTGTCCTGCTGGAAATCGTGTCCGCCGCGCTGATTTCCGTGGCCGAGGAAATGTCCGTCACCGTCTGGCGCACCAGTCGGTCCACCACGGTGCGGGAATTACTGGACTATTCCACCGCAGTTTTTGATGCTGACGGGCGCAATGTGGCGCAGGCCGCACGGATGCCGGTGCATCTCAACTCAATGGAAATCTGCCTGCAACACGTGGCGGCGCACCATATCCCGCTGGATCAATGGGCCGAGGGTGATGTGATCGTGACCAACGATCCCTATTGCGGCGGCCAGCATCTGCCGGACTTCATTGCCTTTAAGCCAGTGTTTCGCGACGGCAAACGTATCGCCATCACCTGTGTCCTCATCCACCACGTCGATGTCGGCGGCGGCGCTGCGGGCGGTTACAACGCCAAGGCGGTCGAGGTGTTTCAAGAGGGGCTGCGGCTGCCCCCCGTCCGGATCGTCCGGCAGGGCGAGATGCAGCAGGATCTGTTCGCCACCATCCTGCAGAACGTTCGCGAGCCCGAGACCTTTCGCGGCGATTTCCTGAGCCAGATCGCGGCGCTTGAGGTCGGGGCCAAGGCGGTTCACCGGCTGGCCGACCGCTATGGAGTCACGGCCTTGGCCGAAATTGGTGCCGCGCTGCTGGACCATGCGGAACACGAGATGCGCGCGGCGCTGACGGCGCTGCCCGACGGTACCTATGAAGCCGAGGATTTTGTGGATGGCGATGGGATCGAGGAAGGGTCCAAGCGCATCAAGGTCGCTCTGACCATCGCGGGCAGCGAGATAACGCTGGATTTCACCGGCACGGCGGATCAGGCCAAGGGGCCGATCAATGCGACCATGGCAACAACCACGTCGGCGGTCTACTACGCCGTGATCGCGGCCTGCGGCGTGACGGCGACGGTCAATGCCGGCTGCTATCGTCCGATTACCGTCACCGCCCCCGAGGGATCATTGGTCAACGCCGCGTTTCCGGCGGCGGTATCGATGCGGATGCTGCCCGGCCACAGGATCGCGACCGCCGTTCTGCGGGCTTTTGCGCAGGTCATGCCGGACCGCATCCCAGCCTCTTATTACGGCACCACGTTTAATCACGCGGTCAACATCCGTCACGCGGACGGGCGGCGTCAGGTCTATTTCGACGCCGAGTTGGGCGGATGGGGCGCGCATCCTGAACGCGACGGTCCAAACGGTCTGGCGGCAGGGTTCCACAACGGTCAGAACACCCCGGTTGAAATGATCGAAGCGCTGTTTCCCATGCGCTTTGTCACCTATGGCCTATTGCCGGATTCGGGTGGTGCCGGTCGGATGCGCGGCGGTCTGGGCATCGTGCGTGCATGGGAGTTTCTGGCCGAAAGCGGTCTGCTGAACAGCGCATTTGATGCCTTTACGTCACTGCCCTATGGGTTGGACGGCGGCGCACCGGGGCGGGGCGGCACGCTGAGCGTCACGCGCGACGGTGTGACCACGCCACTCGCGGCCAAGACCATCGGTCATGCGTTGCGGGCGGGCGATATCGTGCGGATGGAAACGCCGGGCGGCGGTGGTCATGGCGACCCCGCGTTGCGCGATCCCGATGCGCAAGCTGCTGACCTTCTGGACGGATACGTGACCCAGCGATGATCTGCCCACGCCGAAAACTGGACAAACGCACCGGCAAGTGGTCGGATCATCCAAGGACGGAACTGGCCGGGGGGACAAGCCGCTGAAGGAACCGCTGCCACAACGGATTTCGCGCGTGCTGGCCTGGGTGGCCGGCGCTATCATTCTGTTCGGCTGCGCTCTGCCAATTACCATCGACGTGATCGCGCGCCTGCTGATCAACCGTGGTCTGGTCGAGAGTTTTGAGATTTCTGGCTATGCGCTGGCCGCCTGTGTCGGACTGGGTCTGGCCTTTACCGTAACAACCAAGGCGAATATCCGCGTCGATTTCCTGACTGCGAAACTGCCTTTTGGCCTGCGGGCCGGGTTCGATCTGCTGGCGGCGGCGGTGCTGGCCGTTGTGGCTGTGGCGCTGGCGTATTTTGCTTATGGCACCGTGGCACAATCTGTGGCGATGAACGCCAAATCCATCTCGCAGTTGCAGGTGCCCATGGTGATCCCGCAGGGCCTGTGGTGGATCGGGCTGGTCTGGTTCGCCTGCGTTGCGGTGCTGGTGCCGCTTCAGGCCGCTGGTCGCCTGATCCGGCGCGACCGAGCCGGATTCGAGGCGCTGATCGGGTCCGTCAATGTCGATGAAGAGATCAGTCAGACCGGACTGCGGACGCAAGAGGATCAGACATGATTCTTACCGCATTCACGCTGCTGATGGTCTGCCTTGCGATCAGCCTGCCGGTCGCGGCGGTGCTGGCGCTGACCGGCTATGTCCTGTCCGAGCAATACGCGTTTTTCCCGATGACCGGCGCTGCGGGTGAGTTGGCGTGGAATTCATCCAATGATTTCATTCTGATCGCTGCGCCGATGTTCATCATGATGGGCGAACTCATGCACCGCTCTGGCGTATCCGAGCGACTGTTCACCGCGCTTACTCCGTGGTTTGCGCGGGTGCCGGGGCGACTGATGCACACCAACATCGCGGCGTCTGCGGTGTTTGCGGCAACCTCGGGCAGTTCACTGGCGACGGCAGCGACCATCGGCACTGTGGCGATTCCAAACATGGACAAGGGCGGGTATAATCGCCCCCTGTTTCTCGGCTCGATCGCCGCCGGAGGAACGTTGGGTATCCTGATCCCGCCCTCGATCAACATGATCATCTATGCGGTGCTGACCGACACCTCGGTTGCGGACCTCTATGCTGCCGGGTTCATCCCCGGCTTTGTGCTTGCCGCGCTGTTTTCCGGCATCGTGCTGGGGCTGGTGCTGTGGCGGCCGGCTTGGGGAGGACATGCGGTGGGGGATCACACGCTCTGGCCCGAACGTATTGCGGGGCTCAAACACCTGATCCCGCCGCTGGCACTGTTTCTCGTGGTTGTTGGGTCGATCTACGCGGGCGTCGCCACACCGACCGAGGCGGCCGCGCTGGGTTTGATGGCGACCGTGGGGCTGGTGGCGCTGAATGGGCGGCTGACGCTGCCGGTGATGCTCGCGGCATTCGAGGGCACTGTGCGCACCACCTGCATGATCATGCTGATCGTGATCTCGGCGTTTTTCCTGAATTTTGTCATGGTGTCTATTGGCCTGGTGGCCGCGATCACCGATGCGGTGTTGTCTCTGGGCTGGCCGCCGCTGGGGATGCTGCTGGCGATTGTGGGTTTTTACCTGCTGCTCGGCTGCTTCATGGAGACGCTGTCGATGATGATCGCCACCACGCCGATCATTGTACCGGTGATCGTCGGGCTGGGTTATTCCCCGATCTGGTGGGGCGTGGTGTTCGTGATTCTGATCGAAGCTGCACTGATCACCCCGCCCGTTGGCATGAACCTTTATGTCGTGCAGGCCGTGCGCAAGGGCGGCGGTGCCTTCAGCGATCTGTTCAAGGGCGCGGCTCCGTTTCTGCTGGCCATGCTGACGATGATCGGCCTGCTGATCCTGTTTCCGCAGCTTGCGCTGTGGCTGCCCACCATCCTCAATCCCAAAACAGGCGGATGATCCGCCGGTCCAACGCAGGAGATCCTATATGACACACAGAATCCTCACATCCGCGCTGCTTGCGTCGCTGGCGCTGCCCGCTGTCGCGCAGGACATGCCCGAGACAGAGTTCAACGTGGTCGGCTCCATCGGCACGCTGTCGATGTACACCGCCAAGGAACTGCCGTTCTGGACCACCGAAATCCCCGAGGCGTCGGGTGGCAAGATCAAGGTGCAGGTCAAGCCGTTCACCGAACTGGGCTTCAAAGGCGGCGAAATTTTCCGCCTTGTGTCGAACGGCACGCTGCAAATGGCAACCACCGTTCTGGCCTACAATTCCGGTGAGGTGCCGACCAATGAAGCCACCGATCTGGTTGGCCTTGTCGGATCTGTCGGGCAGTTGCACGAAGTCGCAGATTCCTTCCGCCCAACCTATGCCGATTTCCTTGAAACTCAGCACAATATCAAACTGTTGGGCTATGGAACCTATCAGGCGCAGGTGATCTATTGCCGCGATGAATTCACCTCGATTGCCGATCTCAAGGGCCGCAAGGTTCGCGCCTCGGGCGCGTCACAGCAGGCGTTTGTGGATTACCTTGGCGGCTCACCGCTCAGCATCGCCTTTGCCGAGGTGCAGCCGGCACTGGCCAGTGGTGTCGTGGATTGCGCCATCACCGGGGCGCTGTCGGGCTACAAGGCCAAATGGCACGAATCGGCCAGATTCATCTCTCCGATGCCAGTGACATTCGGTCTGGCGGCGCATCTGGCGAATCTGGACTGGTGGAACGGGTTGGATGCTTCGGTTCAAGGTCTGCTTGAAGCGGAACTCAAAGGTCTGGAAGATTCGATTTTTGAGCTGGCTGCGACCGAGACCGAGACAGGTCTGGCCTGCAATACATCTGGTCCGTGCCCCGAGGGCGAGCCTGCCGGTATGACCCTTGTCGCCGTCACCGAAGAGGATGAGGCGCTGCGGGCTGCTGCGCTCAAGGCAGTGATTCTGCCGGCATTCGCCGAACGCTGTGGTGCAGATTGCACGGCTACCTGGAACGAGACGGTCGGCGCATTTCTGGATATCACGATCGAATGATGTTTGCGGGGCGGCGTATCTGCCGCCCCTATCCACCCGCGATCTGGTCGGCGGGACGGGCGGATCAGAGGCGGCTGAGCAGCTCGGATTTCTTGGCCTCAAATTCGGTATCAGTCAGAATGCCGCTGGTCCGAAGATCGGCAAGCTTTTGAATCAGTGAAATAATCGCGTCTGCGCTGTCGGTCGGGACGGGGCGAGCAGGCGGGGTTGAGACCGACTGCGGCGGTTCCACCTTTTCGGGATCTTGTTGTACGGCGGGCGCGACTTGGGGCGCTGCGGGTGCGGGCTCGGTAGGGAGTGTTTCGGATGTCGGCTCAACGGCGGTTGCGGGCGTTTCGGTGCGCCGTACCTTTGGCAGGTCCGCGACCCGGACCAGACCATTCTGGCTGACAAAGGTCAGAGATTGGTCGCCGCTTTGCTGTTGCGAGACGCCGGAAATCTGATGATCCCCGGTATCATAAACCTCAAGCACGCCACCGATTTCTATGGCCAGCCGACGTGTCGCTGGAAAGACGCCATAGCGCATGGAATTCTGCGCCCCGGTGGATGAGGGCATTCCCAGATCTTCCGGCCAGGTGGGCTGACCAAAACCGGATCCCGACACAAACAGGCTGGTGCCGCCGGACTGGCTCTGACTCTGGCTGCTTGTCATGCTTGGTCTAGGGGCAAAAACCTGAGCACCGGCAATAGCATGGGACAGTTCCGACGCCATGGCGTCCACCCGCGCCTTGAGGCCGTTGTTGAACATATCACCGATCATCGTCATGCCACCCAGCGACCATTGCCCCATGCCGCCCAGCTCATAGTGGTTGAACTGTGCCTGCGTGCCATGGCCGTTCGCTACCGCAAAAAGCAGCGTTTCAATGGCATCTGTCGACACACCATGGCGCGCAGCCATATCGGCGACGAGTTTGGTGCCTTCGGGTGTCAGGCGGGTCATCGGCTGGGTCCAGTTCGGGGCTATCGAGTTGTCACAAGTATTGTGGCCTAGCAGGTTGTCGCAGATGCGTCCATGCGCGGTCGACGCTCTGCTGCTCAGGGCGGCGGGAATGCCTGAAATCAGGGCAACGCTCTGCGGCGTGAACCGCAGCGGGATCGGTTGGCAGATGTCGGTATTGGGACGGACGTTGCGGCCTATGGTGCGGCAGATGTCAAACAGGCATGTTAGAGAGGTCAGAGTATGCAGGTGGGTTTCATTGGATTGGGCGCGGTCGGGGCAAAGCTTGCAGGCTCGCTCTTGCGCAACGGAATCGCGTTGACGGTGTTCGATCTGGATGCTGACAAAATCGCAGGGTTTGTCGCAAAGGGCGCTAAGGCCGCCGCCGACCCGGCGGAAATGATGCGCATCTGCGATGTGGTCATCACCAGCTTGCCCAGCCCGGCAGCGTCCGAGGCCGTGTTGATGCAAATGCTGCCCGAGATGGGACCGGGCAAGATCTGGATGGAGATGTCGACCACCGATCCCGACGGCATTGTGACGCAGGCCGAACGGGTTGTGGCGACGGGCGCGCAGATTGTGGAATGTCCGGTGTCGGGCGGTTGTCACCGGGCGGCGACGGGCAATATCTCGATCCTTGCCGGGGCGAATCGGGCGGCGTTTGAGACCGTGTTGCCATTGCTGACAAAGCTGGGCCGCAGAGTGCTGCACACCGGCGCGATTGGCACGGCCAGCACATTGAAAGTTATGACAAATTACCTGGCCACCGCCAATCTTCTGACGTTGTGCGAAGCAATGGTGACGATGCGGGCGCGGGGTCTGGATGCGGCCACGACCTATGAGGCGATCCGCATTTCTTCGGGCACGTCTTTTGTGCACGAAACAGAGAGCCAGCTGATCCTGTCGGGATCGCGGGATGTGGATTTTACCATGGACCTGGTGCTCAAGGATATCGGCCTGTTTCAGGGGTTGGCCGAAGCCGAGGGCGTGCCGCTGGAAATCTCTCCGCTGTTGATTGATATCATGCGGGACGGGGCGTCACGTTATGGCATGCGGGCGCAGTCGGATCGCATCATCGAGCGGCTCGAAGAAGCAACGGGCCTGTCGGTGCGCGCGCCGGGGTTTCCGGCAGAACTGATCGACGACGAACCCGAAGAACCCGGGTATGAGGTGCGCCACCCGATCACCTGAGCCAGACATCACGCGCGTGCCCCGATCCGAAACCGGTTTCCAGAGCCGGGAAACCCGGATAGAGGGGCCAGAACCGGACACAACAGGGGCGGGATCATGACAGAGCAGCGAATTCTGGCAGAAGTGCGGGCCTCAGCGCCACGTCGGGTCATCGGTGTGGGGATGTTGCTGTTTCTGGGTGGATTGCTGATCTTTGTGGCGTTGGACACGCCGCCGACGATCGGTTGGCAGATCTTTCTGGTGGTGATTGGATTGGCCGCGCTTTGGCTGGCCGGAGTCATGTATCAGGCCACCAAGGGGGTACTTAGTCTGACTGCGACAGAGTTGCGGGACAGTGATGGCACTGTGCTGGCCCGGATCGACGAAATTTCCAAAATCGACCGTGGTATGTTCGCGATGAAACCTTCGAACGGCTTCACTCTGTTGCTGAACCGGCCGCAAGCGCGGTGCTGGCGGCCGGGTCTTTGGTGGCGTCTGGGACGCCGTGTCGCCGTGGGCGGGGTCACGCCGGGATCACAGACCAAACCGATGGCAGATGTGATCGCGGCGCTGGTTTCCGGCCAACTGAACGACGGGCAGATCTAGGATCAGGCGCCGCTCGGCTCGATATTGTTTGAGCCATCCTCGTTCGAGCAGGTGGTGACAGCGTGCGAAGTGTCGCAGAACGAACCATCAGGATCGCCGCCGCCCCAGCTGTTGTTGCCACTGTCGCCGACATACATCACTTGGGGGGCAAACCGCGGGCGGGTGAAGGAATACGTCTTGATCTCGAAATCGTCCAGTCCGACCTGCATGGCGGAATGATAGTCGTCCCAGGTTTCGACCAAGATCACCTGATCGTTGTGGGCCATGACCGGAAGGCGATCTGCGTAGTCGCGCATATCGGCGTCGTCGAGCGGGCCGTAATTGCCTCGTGCCTCTGACCAGACCACATCGTACCCGTCCGAGCCGCCGTCATAGCGCACGATGGTGATGCGCAGGTCCGATTCGTTCCCCTGCGATTTGTTGAGCAAATAGAGCAGATCGCGCGTATTATCGATATACTCGTCATCCAGTGGATCGGTCTCACGTGAGATCATGTCACCGATGGTATAGTTCGCCTTTTGGTTCACGCCCTGCTGGCGGAAGGCATCGAAGTAGACCCAAGAGGCGCCAAAGAGCCAGAGCAGCACGGGCAGGACGATCATCGCCTCAACCGTGATGTATCCGTCGGTATCGTCCGAAAAGCGGCGAAGACGGGCTTTGAGTTGGTTCAACATATCCCTGTCCTCACAGCGGTTCTTGCACGAATGCAGCGGTTGAAATGATGGCCGAATATCCTTGTGCGTCCTTGGCGAGGGCACTGCCCAGACCGGTGGCCGGCGAGATCGGCTTGTACTTGTAGCAGGCGCGCAGCAGCATCAGTTCGTTGCCACCGCCGTTTTCGAATTCACGCAGCGGATTCACAGGCAACGAGGTGTCGACGCAGTCTGCACCACGCTCAGGGTCGCTCCAGTCGCGAATGTCGAGGCGAACCATCTCAAGCTTGAGCAGTGACATGCAGTTGGGCAGAACGGCTGCCCCGTCGCAGATTTCCTGCTTGATCGAGTCGTGGGTGAAG is part of the Puniceibacterium sp. IMCC21224 genome and harbors:
- a CDS encoding TadE/TadG family type IV pilus assembly protein; translated protein: MLNQLKARLRRFSDDTDGYITVEAMIVLPVLLWLFGASWVYFDAFRQQGVNQKANYTIGDMISRETDPLDDEYIDNTRDLLYLLNKSQGNESDLRITIVRYDGGSDGYDVVWSEARGNYGPLDDADMRDYADRLPVMAHNDQVILVETWDDYHSAMQVGLDDFEIKTYSFTRPRFAPQVMYVGDSGNNSWGGGDPDGSFCDTSHAVTTCSNEDGSNNIEPSGA
- a CDS encoding TadE/TadG family type IV pilus assembly protein, which translates into the protein MMRFISNRLRHFSDSEEGSMVVPFALWIPLFIGIIVSGIELGSVTIRNTAMERALDQTVRDVRLGTGTVFTHDSIKQEICDGAAVLPNCMSLLKLEMVRLDIRDWSDPERGADCVDTSLPVNPLREFENGGGNELMLLRACYKYKPISPATGLGSALAKDAQGYSAIISTAAFVQEPL
- a CDS encoding NAD(P)-dependent oxidoreductase translates to MQVGFIGLGAVGAKLAGSLLRNGIALTVFDLDADKIAGFVAKGAKAAADPAEMMRICDVVITSLPSPAASEAVLMQMLPEMGPGKIWMEMSTTDPDGIVTQAERVVATGAQIVECPVSGGCHRAATGNISILAGANRAAFETVLPLLTKLGRRVLHTGAIGTASTLKVMTNYLATANLLTLCEAMVTMRARGLDAATTYEAIRISSGTSFVHETESQLILSGSRDVDFTMDLVLKDIGLFQGLAEAEGVPLEISPLLIDIMRDGASRYGMRAQSDRIIERLEEATGLSVRAPGFPAELIDDEPEEPGYEVRHPIT
- a CDS encoding hydantoinase B/oxoprolinase family protein, coding for MTQARVDPVLLEIVSAALISVAEEMSVTVWRTSRSTTVRELLDYSTAVFDADGRNVAQAARMPVHLNSMEICLQHVAAHHIPLDQWAEGDVIVTNDPYCGGQHLPDFIAFKPVFRDGKRIAITCVLIHHVDVGGGAAGGYNAKAVEVFQEGLRLPPVRIVRQGEMQQDLFATILQNVREPETFRGDFLSQIAALEVGAKAVHRLADRYGVTALAEIGAALLDHAEHEMRAALTALPDGTYEAEDFVDGDGIEEGSKRIKVALTIAGSEITLDFTGTADQAKGPINATMATTTSAVYYAVIAACGVTATVNAGCYRPITVTAPEGSLVNAAFPAAVSMRMLPGHRIATAVLRAFAQVMPDRIPASYYGTTFNHAVNIRHADGRRQVYFDAELGGWGAHPERDGPNGLAAGFHNGQNTPVEMIEALFPMRFVTYGLLPDSGGAGRMRGGLGIVRAWEFLAESGLLNSAFDAFTSLPYGLDGGAPGRGGTLSVTRDGVTTPLAAKTIGHALRAGDIVRMETPGGGGHGDPALRDPDAQAADLLDGYVTQR
- a CDS encoding TRAP transporter large permease translates to MILTAFTLLMVCLAISLPVAAVLALTGYVLSEQYAFFPMTGAAGELAWNSSNDFILIAAPMFIMMGELMHRSGVSERLFTALTPWFARVPGRLMHTNIAASAVFAATSGSSLATAATIGTVAIPNMDKGGYNRPLFLGSIAAGGTLGILIPPSINMIIYAVLTDTSVADLYAAGFIPGFVLAALFSGIVLGLVLWRPAWGGHAVGDHTLWPERIAGLKHLIPPLALFLVVVGSIYAGVATPTEAAALGLMATVGLVALNGRLTLPVMLAAFEGTVRTTCMIMLIVISAFFLNFVMVSIGLVAAITDAVLSLGWPPLGMLLAIVGFYLLLGCFMETLSMMIATTPIIVPVIVGLGYSPIWWGVVFVILIEAALITPPVGMNLYVVQAVRKGGGAFSDLFKGAAPFLLAMLTMIGLLILFPQLALWLPTILNPKTGG
- a CDS encoding SHOCT domain-containing protein; the protein is MTRLTPEGTKLVADMAARHGVSTDAIETLLFAVANGHGTQAQFNHYELGGMGQWSLGGMTMIGDMFNNGLKARVDAMASELSHAIAGAQVFAPRPSMTSSQSQSQSGGTSLFVSGSGFGQPTWPEDLGMPSSTGAQNSMRYGVFPATRRLAIEIGGVLEVYDTGDHQISGVSQQQSGDQSLTFVSQNGLVRVADLPKVRRTETPATAVEPTSETLPTEPAPAAPQVAPAVQQDPEKVEPPQSVSTPPARPVPTDSADAIISLIQKLADLRTSGILTDTEFEAKKSELLSRL
- a CDS encoding TRAP transporter small permease subunit, translating into MVGSSKDGTGRGDKPLKEPLPQRISRVLAWVAGAIILFGCALPITIDVIARLLINRGLVESFEISGYALAACVGLGLAFTVTTKANIRVDFLTAKLPFGLRAGFDLLAAAVLAVVAVALAYFAYGTVAQSVAMNAKSISQLQVPMVIPQGLWWIGLVWFACVAVLVPLQAAGRLIRRDRAGFEALIGSVNVDEEISQTGLRTQEDQT
- a CDS encoding TRAP transporter substrate-binding protein, which gives rise to MTHRILTSALLASLALPAVAQDMPETEFNVVGSIGTLSMYTAKELPFWTTEIPEASGGKIKVQVKPFTELGFKGGEIFRLVSNGTLQMATTVLAYNSGEVPTNEATDLVGLVGSVGQLHEVADSFRPTYADFLETQHNIKLLGYGTYQAQVIYCRDEFTSIADLKGRKVRASGASQQAFVDYLGGSPLSIAFAEVQPALASGVVDCAITGALSGYKAKWHESARFISPMPVTFGLAAHLANLDWWNGLDASVQGLLEAELKGLEDSIFELAATETETGLACNTSGPCPEGEPAGMTLVAVTEEDEALRAAALKAVILPAFAERCGADCTATWNETVGAFLDITIE